Proteins found in one Aethina tumida isolate Nest 87 chromosome 1, icAetTumi1.1, whole genome shotgun sequence genomic segment:
- the LOC126264243 gene encoding enoyl-CoA hydratase, mitochondrial, with the protein MASRTLAKVLLSQVNNTIARNAAVQQVRFMSAAPSYEYIKVSKAGAQNNVAVITLNRPKALNALCNGLMLEVGNALNSLENDDSVGAIIITGSEKAFAAGADIKEMQNNTYSQCMSGNFLAHWNRVAESVKPILAAVNGYALGGGCELAMMCDIIYAGENAKFGQPEILLGTIPGAGGTQRLPRFVGKSKAMEMVLTGNQIPAAEAEKMGLVARVFPVDKLLEETIKIGEKIAKNSQLINAMAKESVNVAYETTLKEGLHFEKRMFHGTFATEDRKEGMTAFVEKRAASFKNQ; encoded by the exons ATGGCTTCACGCACCTTGgctaaagttttattatcacAAGTGAACAATACTATTGCTAGAAATGCCGCTGTTCAACAAGTTCGTTTCATGTCAGCTG ccCCTTCTTACGAGTACATAAAGGTATCAAAAGCAGGCGCCCAAAACAATGTAGCAGTAATAACGCTGAACAGACCCAAAGCCTTGAACGCACTATGCAACGGATTAATGCTGGAAGTGGGTAATGCCCTCAACTCTTTGGAGAATGATGATTCAGTTGGTGCCATCATCATAACCGGTAGCGAGAAAGCGTTCGCCGCTGGAGCAGACATTAAAGAAATGCAAAACAACACCTACTCTCAATGTATGTCCGGCAACTTTTTGGCACATTGGAACCGCGTCGCTGAGAGCGTTAAACCCATCTTGGCTGCTGTCAACGGATACGCT TTGGGCGGTGGTTGCGAACTGGCGATGATGTGCGATATAATCTACGCGGGAGAGAATGCCAAATTCGGCCAGCCCGAAATCCTCCTCGGCACGATTCCCGGAGCAGGCGGCACCCAAAGATTGCCACGCTTCGTAGGCAAATCCAAAGCGATGGAAATGGTATTAACTGGCAATCAAATTCCAGCCGCTGAAGCGGAAAAGATGGGTCTGGTCGCCAGAGTGTTCCCCGTCGACAAACTTTTGGAAGAGACAATCAAAATCGGCGAGAAGATCGCCAAGAATTCGCAACTGATCAATGCCATGGCCAAGGAATCTGTTAATGTTGCGTACGAGACTACTTTAAAGGAAGGTTTGCATTTCGAAAAGAGAATGTTCCATGGCACGTTCGCCACAGAAGACCGCAAAGAGGGCATGACTGCTTTTGTTGAGAAGCGAGCCGCCAGCTTCAAGAACCAATAA
- the LOC109603052 gene encoding platelet-activating factor acetylhydrolase-like, which translates to MGLTRRKPKHLPFFRGPYLPGCSDVMVGYLKEGLFMRMYYPTDIPLDTQDDSSILFNYNAWTTWIPDSSYLKGLAKVLMIFPFLIRLVFWWCDINLLPAIYGAKAKTEQKLKCVIMSHGLGAHRNFYTNTFCELASRGFLVVSVEHRDNSAGNTYYYKSKEDVRNDNRAIIDHLNIPLGKDHYRRRNEQVHYRSEECSKVLDLLVNLNKGEIPYNILDDLPTNTGMLFKLADFEGKLDLDNITMMGHSFGGATALLTLSRRPEFKCGVLLDPWMFCIKDEDLHLKIKQPLQFINTQTFHLKSNVKVMEKFIGKNDTQMCTILHTTHEFQTDTVLLIGSWLNWFMRKLDPEEALIINNCIIMKFLHEHVGLPENVDEMEDLLKMNKRNIEYGLTKPWA; encoded by the exons ATGGGATTAACGCGAAGGAAACCCAAACACTTACCCTTTTTTCGAG GACCGTACTTGCCGGGATGTTCGGACGTAATGGTGGGATATTTAAAAGAAGGGCTGTTTATGAGAATGTATTACCCTACTGATATACCCTTGGATACg CAAGACGACAGCTCGAtcctttttaattacaatgcaTGGACAACTTGGATACCAGATTCCAGTTATTTGAAGGGTTTAGCTAAAGTACTCATGATATTCCCATTTTTGATCCGTTTGGTTTTCTGGTGGTGCGACATTAATTTGCTACCCGCTATTTATGGGGCCAAGGCGAAAACTGAACAGAAACTAAAGTGCGTCATAATGTCGCATGGTTTGGGCGCCCATAGAAACTTTTACACCAATACTTTTTGCGAATTAGCTTCCAGAGGTTTCCTTGTTGTTTCTGTGGAACACAGGGATAATTCTGCTGGTAATacgtattattataaaagcaaGGAAGATGTGAGAAATGATAATAGGGCAATTATTGATCACCTTAACATTCCTCTAGGAAAAGATCATTACAGGAGGAGAAACGAACAAGTCCACTATCG GTCTGAAGAATGTTCTAAGGTTTTGGATCTGTTAGTGAATCTCAACAAGGGTGAAATACCTTATAATATTCTTGATGACTTGCCTACAAACACTGGCATGTTGTTTAAACTGGCAGATTTTGAAGGTAAACTGGACTTGGATAATATTACAATGATGGGTCATTCTTTTGGAGGAGCAACCGCGCTTCTAACGCTATCTAGAAGACCAGAATTCAA atgtgGAGTCCTTTTGGATCCTTGGATGTTCTGCATAAAAGATGAAGActtgcatttaaaaataaaacaaccactACAATTCATTAACACGCAAACATTCCATTTAAAAAGCAATGTAAAAGTAATGGAGAAATTTATAGGGAAGAACGACACACAAATGTGCACAATTTT ACACACAACTCACGAATTCCAAACGGACACGGTACTACTGATTGGTTCGTGGTTGAATTGGTTCATGCGAAAACTAGATCCGGAAGAAGCGTTAATAATCAACAATtgcataataatgaaatttttgcaTGAACATGTTGGATTGCCTGAAAATGTTGACGAGATGGAAGATTTGTTGAAGATGAACAAACGCAACATCGAGTATGGATTAACCAAACCTTGGGCgtga
- the LOC126264242 gene encoding deoxynucleoside kinase-like, whose product MLKSLLTLKKNCGVVSSFTSKKGIQNILMDLVGNTNKATKRAPEAVFYNSPKKVNFNGITPLKNFKDVETPADRPFRVSIEGNIGAGKSTLIKYFENMPGIETYPEPIEWWRDLDGYNLLDLLYKDIHEWLRVFQSYVMLTRLKIQSAKPKSSSTTVQMFERSVQNNRYCFLVQAYENGYLSSADYEVLDQWFRWIRSNVDIKLDLIVYLQSSPEVVYERVKKRARPEENTITLEYLTQLHESHERWLMSNNERFNTVPVLVLDADKTRDEILAQYKENESKIMGHESRGTIKVNPEDKTKVKKTLEL is encoded by the exons ATGTTAAAAAGTCTGTTgacacttaaaaaaaattgtggggTAGTCAGCTCGTTTACCTCGAAAAAAGG aattcaaaatatattaatggatTTGGTTGGGAACACGAATAAAGCCACAAAACGGGCCCCAGAAGCGGTTTTTTACAATTCGCCAAAGAAGGTGAATTTCAATGGCATTACtccattgaaaaatttcaaagatGTAGAAACGCCAGCTGATCGTCCGTTTAGGGTGTCAATTGAAGGGAATATTGGAGCTGGTAAATCcacactaataaaatattttgagaataTGCCTGGCATAGAAACTTATCCT gaGCCAATTGAATGGTGGAGAGATTTAGATGGTTATAATTTGCTTGATTTGTTATATAAAGACATTCATGAGTGGTTAAGGGTTTTTCAAAGTTATGTAATGTTGACAAGGTTGAAAATACAATCTGCCAAGCCAAAAAGTTCAAGCACAACTGTACAAATGTTTGAAAGGTCTGTGCAGAATAACCGGTACTGTTTTTTGGTGCAAGCCTATGAAAATGGTTATTTAAGTAGTGCTGATTATGAAGTTTTGGATCAATGGTTCAGGTGGATCAGAAGTAATGTGGAcattaaacttgatttgattg TCTATTTACAGAGTAGTCCTGAGGTTGTTTATGAAAGAGTGAAGAAAAGGGCAAGACCAGAGGAAAATACAATAACTTTGGAATATTTGACTCAACTGCATGAGAGTCATGAAAGATGGTTGATGAGCAATAATGAGAGATTTAATACAGTACCTGTTCTTGTTTTGGATGCTGACAAAACCAGAGATGAGATTTTAGCACAGTACAAAgaaaatgaaagtaaaattatgg GCCATGAATCTAGAGgaacaataaaagtaaatccaGAGGATAAAAccaaagtaaaaaaaactttggaattataa
- the LOC109603372 gene encoding transmembrane protein 203 isoform X2, protein MFFMLEELVRWLGLTVFEIWINLISLLIFTLLLAFKFDPTIEMANNDWWLIFSPLFAGDALNTYFCIIIFIRSLLEATVKCSLLKMAWSGTFLLMTFLFKFLLCKKLLGRVDLDYSEVFAPLYLLLQLMAVRACQQS, encoded by the coding sequence ATGTTTTTCATGCTCGAAGAGCTAGTTCGATGGCTCGGCCTTACGGTCTTTGAAATATGGATAAATCTTATATCTCTGttgatatttactttattgctAGCTTTTAAATTTGACCCAACAATTGAAATGGCCAACAATGATTGGTGGTTAATATTTTCACCATTATTTGCTGGTGACGCACTGAACACTTATttctgtattattatatttattagaagcCTTTTAGAGGCAACAGTTAAATGTTCTTTGCTGAAAATGGCCTGGTCTGGTACTTTTTTACTAATGacatttttgttcaaatttttactgtGCAAAAAGTTGTTGGGGAGGGTGGATTTGGACTATTCTGAGGTGTTTGcacctttatatttattgttacagtTAATGGCAGTAAGAGCTTGCCAGCAGAGTTAG